In Apis mellifera strain DH4 linkage group LG3, Amel_HAv3.1, whole genome shotgun sequence, one DNA window encodes the following:
- the LOC410924 gene encoding serine/threonine-protein phosphatase 6 catalytic subunit, with amino-acid sequence MSDIDKWMELAKECKYLPENDLKKLCDLVCDILLEESNIQPVSTPVTVCGDIHGQFYDLEELFRNGGAVPETNYIFMGDFVDRGYYSVETFTRLLTLKAKWSDRITLLRGNHESRQITHVYGFYDECQNKYGNANAWKYCCKVFDLLAVAALIDDQVLCVHGGLSPAIRTLDQIRTIERNREIPHKGAFCDLVWSDPEDVESWTISPRGAGWLFGSKVTYEFMEINDLKLICRAHQLVHEGYRYMFNDKLVTVWSAPNYCYRCGNVASILQFTTVDQRNPVLFQAVPDSERVIPPLNITPYFL; translated from the exons ATGTCAGACATCGATAAATGGATGGAACTTGCAAAAGAATGCAAATATCTTCCCGAAAATGATCTTAAg aaaCTTTGTGACTTGGTATGTGACATATTATTAGAAGAATCTAATATTCAACCAGTATCTACACCGGTAACAGTGTGTGGAGATATTCATGGTCAG ttttacgatttagaagaattattcCGTAATGGAGGCGCTGTGCCTgagacaaattatatatttatgggaGATTTTGTAGATAGAGGGTATTATAGTGTAGAAACATTTACCCGCCTACTCACACTTAAAGCTAAATGGTCTGATAGAATAACATTACTTCGTGGAAATCATGAATCCAGACAAATTACCCATGTTTATGGTTTTTATg ATGAGTGTCAAAACAAATATGGCAATGCTAATGCATGGAAATACTGTTGTAAGGTGTTCGACTTACTCGCAGTTGCTGCC ttaattgATGATCAAGTACTTTGTGTGCATGGTGGATTATCTCCAGCCATTAGAACGTTAGATCAAATTAGGACAATTGAAAGAAATCGAGAAATTCCACATAAAG GTGCTTTTTGTGATTTAGTTTGGTCCGATCCAGAAGATGTAGAATCATGGACTATTAGTCCGCGTGGAGCAGGTTGGTTATTTGGAAGTAAAGTAACATATGAATTTATGGAAATCAACGATCTTAAACTTATTTGTAGAGCTCATCAATTGGTTCATGaag GTTATAGATATATGTTTAATGATAAACTTGTAACAGTATGGTCAGCTCCAAATTATTGTTATCGCTGTGGTAATGTAGCTAGTATTTTACAGTTCACAACTGTTGATCAAAGAAATCCAGTGCTATTCCAGGCAGTGCCTGATTCCGAAAGAGTAATTCCACCTTTAAATATTACACCATACTTTTTGTGA